TTTTAATAATACTGCTGCAGGTGGAGTTTTCGTAATAAATGTAAATGAACGGTCTTCAAAAACCGTAATTTCAACAGGGATAATTAATCCAGCTTGATCTGCAGTACGAGCGTTGAACTCCTTACAGAAACCCATGATGTTAACACCTGCTTGACCTAATGCCGGTCCAACTGGTGGTGCAGGGTTTGCTTTTGCTGCTGGAATTTGTAATTTTACCATTTTAATTACTTTTTTAGCCACGAGACACACCTCCTTAAGTCCGTGATGTGGTATTTGGGATTGCTCCCTCCCACTCTCCAAATTCTTTATAATAAAAGATAAAGAATGTTAAAATTAGAACATCTCATTTTGAGACATACTGACCTTTGAAATAATACCATTTATTAATATTAATTTCAAGTTCTTTTCGATTATATTTTTTCTACCCCAGTAAAGTCAAGCTCTACTGGCGTTTCTCTACCAAACATATTAACTAGAACTTTTAATTTCTGCTTATCTTTGTCTAGTTCTTCAATTGTTCCAGTAAAGTTCGCAAATGGACCTTCTTTTACTTTCACTGTTTCGTTTAGTTCGAAATCGAACTCAACTGTTTTCTCTTCCATTCCCATACGCTTTAAAATGAAATCTATTTCATCTTGTAATAATGGTGTAGGTTTTGATCCTGCTCCACTAGAGCCTACGAAGCCAGTTACACCTGGTGTATTACGTACAACATACCATGAATCATCTGTCATAACGATTTCAACTAGAACGTAACCTGGGAAAACTTTCTTCTTGGTAACTTTCTTTTTCCCATTTTTAAAATCCGTTTCTTCTTCTTCAGGAACAACAACACGGAATATTTTATCTTGCATCCCCATTGATTCTACACGTTTTTCTAAATTTGCTTTTACTTTATTCTCATAACCAGAATAAGTGTGAACGACATACCAGTTCTTTTCCATCCGCAAGGACTAATGTCCGTCCCCCCTCAAAAATATATTTTTAGACAAATGAAAAAACCCGTTGAACGGGTTTCTCGAGTTACAATATTATTCACATTATACCATGAATAGACAATCGTTATTCAACATTTTAGAAAAATAATCGAATAATCGATTTTGTTTCGTCCTAGATCACTACTAAGCGAACCTTGAATATGAAATTAATTAACTCAATTATAAGATATTACGTAAAAGTGCAGAAATACCTGTGTCAATCAAACCAAAGAATACCGCAACTAAAGCGACTGTTGTTACAACAATAACTGTATAGCGTGTTAATTCTTTTCGCTTTGGCCAGCTAACCTTTTTCATTTCACGAACTACATCACGGAAAAACTTAGTTAATCGTTGCATTCATGTAACCTCCAACCCCGTAAAGTCCAAATCTATTTTGTCTCACGATGAGCAGTGTGAGCATTGCATACTTTGCAAAACTTATTTATTTCTAAACGCTCGCTTTGGTTAGTAGCATTTTTAGTGGTTGTATAGTTTCTTGAACCACAGCTTGTACATGCGAGCACTACTTTTTTATTCATTGTTTTATCACCACATAAATTTTTATGTCCTTCAAACTGTAACACAATCGTAATACGAGTGTCAATAAACCGTTTGGTCTACAGAGTAATCTCTCGTAACTCTAAGTACCTCTCTAGTTTTCTTTTCACACGTTGGAGTGCGTTGTCAATCGACTTTACATGTCGGTTTAAATCTTCTGAAATTTCTTGGTATGAACGACCATCTAAGTAAAGCACTAGAACTTTTCTCTCTAAATCGCTTAATAGTTCTTCCATCTTTACTTCAATATCATCAAATTCTTCTTGATTGATAATTAATTCTTCTGGGTTCATCACTTTTGCTCCAGAGATTACGTCCATTAATGTACGATCTGATTCTTCATCATAAATTGGCTTGTCCAAGGAAACATATGAATTTAATGGAATATGTTTCTGTCTAGTTGCCGTTTTTATTGCCGTAATAATTTGCCTTGTAATACACAACTCTGCAAATGCCTTAAAGGAAGATAACTTGTCCTCTTTAAAATCACGGATAGCTTTATACAAACCTATCATTCCTTCTTGGACAATATCTTCGCGGTCTGCACCAATTAAAAAATAGGATCTTGCTTTGGCACGCACAAAGTTTTTGTACTTATTAATTAAGTAATCTAAAGCTTCGCTATTACCTGCATGCACTAATTCTACGACATGTTCATCTTCCATATGTTCCAATTTATCATGTGCCAATAATTGGTCGCTAATCACCACAAGAATCCCCCCGACCGTACAGTAGATAGCAATATTATACAGTAGTTATAAAAGTCCGGTCAACCTATCATCGCTTCCCTCGACGCCATTTTTCGAAAATTTGTGAAATTTCTTCATTCAATTCAATTCTTTTAGATGGTTTTTTATTAGAAAAACTAATAACTCGCTTTTGAATTTTTAATTCTATTGCATTGATTTCAGTTAATAGCTCTCTAGCAGATTTTCGAAGTGCACCTTGCCCAAAAATTGCCCATTGTTCAGTAAAATCAGATGTAGCAACATGAACTTGCGTCTTAATATTTGAAAGCTCGATTGCTAATTTTTCTATCCGTTCATCTGCGGTTTCATTTTCCTTCGTATATATAACTTCCACTCTGTAATTATTATATTTGGTTTCTACCCCTTGTGTTAAATGAGCATCAAACACAATGATACAACGAAAGCCTGTATATGCTTGGTATTCAGCCATTTTAGAAACGAGAATATCTCTAGCTTGCGCTAGATCCTCGTTTCTAATTTGGCGTAATTCATGCCACGCGCCAATAATGTTATAGCCGTCGACTAGTAATATGTCCATTACCTATTATTCCCCAACAGGGTTTCTTTTTCTATACACCTCATACATTAACAAACTTGCCGCTATTGAAGCGTTTAGCGAAGTGACCTTTCCTACCATTGGTAGTGATAATAAAAAGTCGCATTTTTCCTTTAGTAATCGACTCATTCCTTTACCTTCACTACCAATAATCAAGCCTAGGGGAAGTGAACCATCCATCTGGCGGTAGTCTACTTTACCCTTTGCATCCGTTCCGAATATCCATAGTCCTCTATCCTTTAATTCATCGACCGTTCTCGCTAAATTCGTAACCCTCACTACTGGGATATGCTCTATTGCTCCTGTAGATGCTTTCGCAACTGTTGCTGTTAAACCAACTGACCTACGTTTTGGAATGATTATTCCATGTGCTCCAATAGCATCAGCTGTTCTCATGATGGACCCTAAATTGTGCGGGTCTTCTAATTCATCAAGGATAAGAAAGAAAGGCGCTGTACCGCTTTTTTCTGCATTTGCAAATAAATCGTCCATCTCCGCATAGTCATATGCCGCTACAGATGCAATAACACCTTGATGATTTCCTTCTGCTAGTTGGTCTAACTTTTTCTTCGGTACGAATTGAATGATTATATTCGCTTCTTTAGCTAATCCAATAACCTGTTGTATGGAACCTTTCGTTGCACCTTCTCCAACCCAAATCTTATTTATTTCTCGGTTTGCTTTAATCGCTTCTAATACAGGGTTTCTACCAATAATAAATTCTTTAGACACGCCCTACACCCCTTTCATCGTCTACCATCTGCATGCATGTATTAATAAATTGTTCCATTCTTTCCTCTTCATCATTTAAAAATAAATGGCCAATCAAAGCCTCAAACGCGGTTGAATAACGGTATGTTTGGACATCAGTATTTTTCGGTACTGTCCCAGACTTCGCGTTTCTCCCACGCTTAATTACTGCAATTTCTTCCTCTGAAAAAAAGTTCTTATCCATTAACTTGTGTAAAAGGTTAGCTTGTGATTTTGCAGATACATACTTTGTACCTGTTTGATGAAGTTGATTCGGTCTAACATTACCTTGCTCTAGTAAATGCAACCTCACATAACTTTCATAAATGGCATCTCCTACGTACGCCAACGCTAAACTATTCATTTGTTTTGCATCTAAATTCTTTTTTACTTTCACCTTTTATCCTCTTTTCCACCTTGTTCCTTGCGGAGTATCTTCTAAAATAATATTTCGTTCTTTTAATTCATCTCTAATTTTATCTGCAAGAGCAAAGTCACGGTTTTTTCTCGCATCAATTCGTTGCTGAATTAACAATTCAATTTCCTCATCCAATAACTCTTGCTCTTTTTGCATTGTAATTCCTAACACATTGAAAAAATCATCAAATGACTGAATGAACGCATATATTACACTTTCAGATGTTACATTTTCATTTAAATACAGGTTAGCTTGCTTCGCTAAATCAAACAAAGTAGAAATAGCGTTCGCCGTATTAAAGTCATCGTCCATTGCCTCAATAAATTGTTGCTTAAAACTAGCTACTTTTTCTAACCAATCTTCTGTATTATGTGCTAAATTTGTACTACTTTCTAAACGATGTTTCAGATTAAAGTAAGATGTAGATAATCTCTCTAACCCGTTCTTCGTATTTTGCAATAATTCCTCATTATAGTTGATCGGATGACGGTAATGTACGGAAAGCATAAAGAAACGAATTAATTGTGGGTCGTGTTGCTTAATAATATCGTGTACAAGTACAAAGTTTCCTAGTGACTTAGACATTTTTTCGTTATCAATATTAATATACCCGTTATGCATCCAATATTTTGCGAATTGTTTCCCAGTCACTGCTTCTGATTGAGCAATTTCATTTTCGTGGTGAGGGAATGCTAAGTCTTGCCCCCCTGCATGTATATCAATGGAATCTCCTAGATACTTTTTTGCCATGGCAGAGCATTCAATATGCCAGCCAGGTCTACCTTTGCCCCATGGACTATCCCAAAAGATTTCTCCTTCTTTTGCCGCTTTCCATAAAACGAAGTCTAATGAATCTTGCTTTTTCTCCCCAACTTCAATACGGGCTCCTAGCTGTAATTCATCAATAGATTGGTGAGAAAGCTTTCCGTAGCCTTCGAATTTTCTCGTTCTATAATAAACGTCACCACCAGATTCGTAAGCAAAATCTTTATCAATTAATGCCTCGATAAATTCAATGATGATGTCCATACTTTCTGTTACTCTAGGGTGTGCATCCGCTTTTTTGCATCCTAGTGCAGCCGTGTCTTCAAAGTACGCCTCAATGAAACGCTCTGCGATTGTTGGAACATCTTCGCCTAATTCATTTGCAGCTTTAATTAACTTGTCATCTACATCTGTAAAGTTTGAGATATACTTCACGTCATATCCGCGGTACTCTAAATATCTTCTTACTGTATCAAATGCAATGGCTGGACGAGCATTCCCTATATGAATATAGTTGTAAACAGTAGGACCACACACGTACATCTTTACCTTTCCTTCTTCTAACGGTATGAAGGGTTCTTTTTTACGAGTTAACGTGTTATAAAGTTGAATAGCCATATTATGACCTCTCTTTCCATTTCTGTAATTGTTCCTGTAGTTCTTTCACTTCATTTTCGAGTTCTAAAAATCTATCTGCAATTGGATCTGGTAAGTCTTGATGGTTTAGATCTTTCTTTACCTTAACACCGTTTTGAATAACGATTTTTCCAGGAATACCAACAACGGTAGAGTTATTAGGGACATCTTTTAGTACAACGGAACCCGCTCCTACTTTAGAGTTTTCACCAATTGTAATATTCCCTAACACTTTCGCTCCAGCTGCAATTAGTGCATTGTCTTGCAAGGTCGGGTGTCTTTTCCCCTTTTCCTTACCGGTACCTCCGAGTGTAACTCCTTGATATACTGTTACGTTATCGCCAATTTCACACGTTTCTCCAATGACTACTCCCATTCCGTGATCGATAAAGAACTTTCTTCCTATTTTTGCCCCAGGATGTATTTCAATTCCCGTAAAAAATCTGCTTATTTGCGATACAGATCTCGCTAGGAAAAACAACTTACGTTTAAACAAGCCGTGTGCTAATCGATGCGCCCATATGGCATGTAGTCCAGAATAAGTTAAGATGACTTCTATATAACTTCTAGCTGCTGGGTCTTGTTCAAAGATTACTTCAATATCTTCTTTTAAAATTTTCCACATTTTCGTTCCTCCTTTACGAGGGGTTTTATTTTTCTTTTTTCAACATACCTTACATTGCTAACTGTTGATTTCAGCTGCAGGTGTTCGCTTTTGGCGCCTGTGGGGTCTCGCTTGACGCGCTTTCCCGCAGGAGTCTCACACTCGCAGCTGAAATCAACTTTTTTGCGTTTTAAAAAACTAAAAAAGTCTCTGTGTCATATTGACACAGAGACGCTTTCGGCGCGGTTCCACTCTGTTTAGATATAGTAAATGCGCTTTACTATTTCTCCACTCTTCCTCGTAACGGGAGGTTAGCCGCTATTACTTACTAGGCTAGCTTTCAAGCTTTTTAGCAATAGACTCCGAGGTGCACTTCAAAGGACTGATTCATAAGCTACTCTCACCAAACGTAGCTCTCTCTGGAATGACTCAATTCCATTTACTCTCCTCTTCTTCGTTCCAATATTATTTTAATAACAGTTCGTTTTTCGATAGCCATAATTTTAAAAAGGCATTTAGTACTTATACTATATTACCTTTTTAAAGATTTGTTAACTAAAATAATTTCATAATGACAGTTCGTTTAGTGTAAAACAAAATTTTTGCCAAAATAACGCTTATTCATCCATTAAGTAATGGTCTTTGTTTTATATGATAGTAATCAGTTTTATTATTTGTTTTTCGTATAGTATTTGTACATTACAAAACTAACTTAACTAAAAAGTTTTTCTAATCGCGCTAAAACTGTTTCTTTACCTAATAAGCTTATTGCTTGTGGTAAGTCTGGGCCGTGTGTTTGACCCGTTGTAGCAACACGTATTGGCATAAATAAGTTTTTACCTTTTTGGCCAGTTGCTTTTTGAACAGCTTTTATTGCAGCTTTAATATTGTCTGCAGAAAAATCTTCTAAAGCTGATAGCTCTTCATGGAATGCTTTTACTACCTCTGGAACTTGTTCTTGAGCTAAAACTTCTTTTGCTTCTTCTTCATACTCAATATGAGTTTTAAAGAACAATTCTGTTAGTGATACAATTTCTGCACCATAGCTCATTTTTTCTTGATGTAACGCTATTAAATCGCGTGTCCAATCTTTTTTTGCATCCGTCATATTTTCTGGTAGAAGACCTGCCTTCATTAAGTGTGGTAACGCTAACGTAACAAGTGTATCTACGTCTAACTTTTTAATATATTGATTATTCATCCATGTTAATTTTTGTGTATCAAAAACAGCTGGTGATTTGGATAGTCGGCTAGGATCAAAGATGTTAATAAATTCTTCTTTTGAAAACAATTCTTCTTCTCCACCCGGAGACCAACCTAACAAGCCAATAAAATTAAATAGCGCTTCTGGTAGGTAGCCTAACTCTTCGTATTGTTCAATAAACTGAATAATACTTTCATCACGCTTACTAAGCTTTTTACGGCTTTCATTCACAATTAACGTCATATGACCAAATTGAGGAACGTCCCATCCAAGTGCTTCATAAATCATAATTTGTTTCGGTGTGTTAGAAATATGGTCATCACCACGAAGAACGTGTGTAATTTGCATTAAGTGATCGTCAACCGCTACTGCAAAATTGTACGTCGGTGTACCATCTTTTTTCACAATTACATAGTCACCAATGCCTTCTGTTTCAAAGGATACTTCCCCTTTAACCATATCAACAAACTTTATATCTTTCCCGGTTGGTACGCGAAAGCGGATGCTAGGTAATTTCCCTTCTGCTTCATATGTTGCTCTTTGCTCCTCTGTTAAATCACGATGTTTCCCGGAGTAACGAGGATTCTCGCCTTTAGCCGCTTGCTCTTCACGCTCTGCCTCCAATTCTTCTTCCGTGCAATAACATTTGTAAGCTAAACCTTTTTCAAGTAGCTCCTCATAATACTTCTTGTAAATGTCGTTTCGTTCTGACTGACGATATGGACCGAACTCTCCACCAACATCGACACTTTCATCCCAGTCCATTCCAAGCCATTTTAAAAATTTTAACTGACTTTCTTCTCCGCCTTCAATATTGCGCTTTTTATCTGTATCTTCAATGCGAATAATAAACTTTCCATTTTGGTTGCGAGCATATAAGTAGTTAAATAATGCTGTTCTGGCATTTCCAATATGTAAGTGCCCTGTTGGACTTGGGGCATAGCGTACACGTACTGACATTTGTAGTTCCTCCGTTTTCAATAAAATCCTTGCACTATTTTATCATAAAAAACTAAAAATAATAGGAGTTTTTAGTTTTTCATTAAAAGTACTGTCGCTTGGGAGGCGATACCTTCGCCACGACCTGTAAATCCTAACTTTTCAGTTGTTGTTGCTTTTACGTTTACTTGATCTGACGATGCTTCTAAGAGCTCCGCTATTCTTTCTCTCATCGCTTGAATGTGCGGTGCCATTTTGGGCATTTGGGCAATAATCGTACAATCGATATTTCCTAGGCTATAACCACGTTCCGTAACTAACTTCCAAACATGTATTAATAATTGGGCTGAATCAGCATCTTTAAATGCTTCATCTGTATCTGGAAAATGTTTTCCGATATCGCCTTCTCCAATAGCTCCTAGACATGCATCCGCAATAGTGTGTAATAACACATCTGCGTCTGAATGACCTAATAATCCCTTTTCATAAGGGATTGTAATTCCACCAATAATAAGTGGTCTTCCCTCTACAAGTTGATGTACATCAAAACCTTGTCCAATTCGAAACATATCGATATCCTCCGTTAACTATCACTAATTGTTCTTTGATAAAATTGCATTTGCGTAAAGTAAATCTTCTTGAGTGGTAAGTTTAATGTTCTCATAGTCTCCCTCAACAATGTGAACGTCCACACCTATTCTCTCTACAAGACTAGCTTCGTCTGTGCCTAAAAAGTTATCTTTCTTAGCTTTTTCATGAGCTTCATCTAATATGGAAAAACGAAAAGCTTGTGGTGTTTGGATGCTCCACAAGCTAGACCTTTCGATTGTTTCCGTCGCAATACCATTTATAACTTTTTTGATGGTATCTTTTACAGGTACAGCTAAAATTGCTGCACCTGTTTCTGTTGCTTTCTCTACTAACCGATGGATGAATGTTTGACGTATGAATGGTCTTGCACCATCGTGCACTAGAACAATTCCGTCTTTCTTTGCTGCCTTCATCCCATAGTAAACACTATCTTGACGCTCTTTTCCTCCGTGTACAAGCTTTTTCACTTTTGTAATGCTGTACTTTTCCAGAAGAACTTGAAACATATCTATTTCTTGCTCATTAACAACCATTAATATTTGATCACATAGTGGGTCATGTTCAAAAACTAGTAATGTATGAATAATAACTGGCTTTTGTTCTAATTCAATAAACTGCTTGTTCATTCCAGCGTTCATCCGCTTTCCTTGACCTGCTGCAGGAATGATTACTTGATAAGACATACTAATTCTCCACTCTATTATAATGCTTTTTCTAAAAGTTTAGGCTTTGCAAAAATCATACGGCCAGCAGACGTTTGTAGTACACTTGTTACTAACACTTCAATATGCTTTCCGATATAATCTCGACCTTCTTCTACAACAATCATCGTTCCGTCATCTAAATAGGCCACACCTTGGTTATATTCTTTCCCATCTTTAATAACTTGAACGGTCATCTCTTCCCCTGGAAGTACTACTGGCTTAACAGCATTAGCTAAATCGTTAATGTTAAGAACCGCTACGTTTTGTAATTCACATACTTTATTTAAATTAAAATCATTAGTAACAACAACGCCAGAAGTTAATTTAGCCAGTTTCACTAACTTACTGTCCACTTCTTGAATCTCTTCATAGTTGCCTTCATAAATTTCTACTTTGATAGCTAATTCTTTTTGAATTCGATTTAAAATATCTAAGCCACGACGCCCTCTATTTCTTTTTAATACGTCAGAGGAGTCTGCTATATGTTGAAGCTCTTCAAGAACAAATCGAGGAATGACAATCGTTCCCTCTAAAAATCCAGTTTGACATATATCCGCAACTCGCCCATCTATAATAACACTTGTATCTAAAATTTTTAATTTTTTAGAAGAAAGATCCACCTCTTCGTCTTCTGTGGCTTTCTTTTTTCCAAATTTAGTAGAAATAGAAAATAAACTTACTAATTCATCACGCTTTTTAAATCCTACTTGGAACCCTAAATAACCTAATAATAGCGTTACAAAAATCGGTATTACCGTACTTACAATTTGAAAAGGGATTTTCTCTAATGGAATAACAGCTAAGTAAGCAACAATTAAACCAAGTATCAAGCCTAAACTACCAAACAAAACGTCAGTAACTGGAGCTTTTACAATGGACTCTTCCACCCACTTAATAAAGCCAACTACATAATCAACAAACCAAAAAGTAAGAATAAAAAATATAATGGCACCAAAAATGGCAACAGTATAAGGCTTGTTTAGCAGTTCTATACCACCTAAATTTAATAATGAGAAAAGTTCAGGAATAAAAAATATACCTAGCATTCCACCTATAACAATAAAAAATAATTGAACAATGCGCCTTAACATTGTTTCACCTCCCTTTATACATTATAAACAGTTTCAAACAATTGAAACGTCATTATGCTTAGAAAAATATTTTTTGTTAAGTTTTTGACATGTTTCTGCAATATTGTTGTCACGAAAGTCGCCTCTTTTGGTAGAAAGTTATATTTGCCTATCAATTAACAGTTGATCCTGAATACGTTTTAAGCCTTCTTTTATCTTTCTCGCCCTTACTTCCCCAATACCTTCTACATCATCTAACTCTTCAACCGAAGCAACCATGGTATGCTTCAATCTTTTAAAACGGGTTACTAAGTTTTCGATGATTACTGGTGGGAGGCGTGGAATTTTATGAAGAACTCTATATCCTCTGGGTAAAACTAATTCTTCTGGACTTGTAAAGCTAGAATAACCTAATAGCTTTAATATGATGTTATCATCTAACAAGTCTGTATTGGAAAGCTTCTGTAACTTTTTTAATATAACAAATGCATCTACATTTTTTTCCACACAATAATCCTTAATTAATAAAATTGTCTCTTCTTCCATATGTGCGATTAACTCTGTAAGCTGAAGACGGATAAGACGACCTTCTGTTCCTAATTCATTAATATAGCTAATGATTTCATTTTTTATTCTTAATACCATTTCTATACGATGTATAACCTGCAAAAGTTCCATAAACGTAACTTGTTCCTCAAATTCTAGTGCTCCTAAATTCGTTATACTTTGATCAAGTACCGATTTATACTTTTCTAACGTTTGGATTGCTTGATTTGCTTTCGTAAAAATTACTCCGATATCTTTTAATGCATAGCGAAATTCACCTTTGTATAAAGTGATAACGTTACGTCGTTGAGAAATAGCAACAACAAGGCTCCCAGTTTGCTTTGCCACCCGCTCTGCTGTACGATGTCTCATTCCTGTTTCGGTAGAAAGGATAGTTGGATTAGGAGTTAATTGTGCGTTTGCATATAATATTTTAGTGCCTTTTTCATTTAATATAATGGCTCCGTCCATTTTAGCTAACTCATACACATAAGCTGGACTAAACGAGCAATTTATAGAAAAGCCGCCGTCCACAATTTCTTTTACTTTCTCGTTATATCCAACAACAACAAGACCACCAGTATTCGAACGCAAAATATTGTCTAGCCCTTCACGAATTGGGGTGCCAGGTGCAATAAACTGTAAAATTTCTGCCACTAGCTTTTCATTTTGATTTATATCTTCCATTCTTGTCTCTAACCCCCTAGAACATATTGCAATGCTTGTTCTATCGTTGCAACCCCTATAACTGCAATCCCTTCTGGAGCCGTCCAACCGCCTAAGTTTTTCGCTGGTATAATGACACGTTTGAATCCTAACTTTGCCGCTTCCTGAACACGCTGCTCTATTCGTGAAACCCTCCGAATCTCTCCAGTTAATCCGACTTCTCCAATAACTACATCCGCTGCATCTGATGCTTGATTTCGAAAACTGGAAGCGATACTTACTGCAATTGCCAAGTCTATAGCTGGTTCATCGAGTTTGACACCACCAGCAACTTTCAAATAAGCATCTTGGTTTTGTAATAATAGTCCTACTCGTTTTTCAAGTACAGCCATAATTAAGTTAACTCGGTTATGATCGATGCCAGTTGCCATTCTTCGTGGATTTCCGTAGCCTGTCGCGGAAATAAGTGCTTGTATCTCTACTAATACCGGACGGGTTCCTTCCATAGATGCGACTACCGTTGAGCCTGCCGAACCTTTTGAACGCTCCTCTAAAAATATCTCCGATGGATTTTGCACTTCCGCTAAGCCAACTTCTTTCATTTCAAATATTCCAATTTCATTTGTCGATCCAAAACGATTTTTAACGGATCGTAATATTCGATATGTATGGTGACGCTCTCCTTCAAAATAAAGAACTGTATCTACCATATGCTCTAAAAGACGCGGCCCAGCTATTGCTCCTTCTTTTGTTACATGCCCAACAATAAAGGCAGCGATGTTTTTTGTTTTGGCAATTCTCATCAATTCTGCTGTACACTCACGGACTTGCGATACGCTACCAGGCGCAGAAGTAACTGCTGGGTGATAAACTGTTTGAATTGAATCAACAATCAATAATGTTGGTTGTACCTCTTCTACCGCTTTTGCAATCAAATCAAAGTCTGTTTCCGATAATACGAAAAGCTCATCTGCATTGACCTCTAAACGATCGGCGCGTAATTTTGTTTGCTGA
The Bacillus alkalisoli DNA segment above includes these coding regions:
- the cysE gene encoding serine O-acetyltransferase, with product MWKILKEDIEVIFEQDPAARSYIEVILTYSGLHAIWAHRLAHGLFKRKLFFLARSVSQISRFFTGIEIHPGAKIGRKFFIDHGMGVVIGETCEIGDNVTVYQGVTLGGTGKEKGKRHPTLQDNALIAAGAKVLGNITIGENSKVGAGSVVLKDVPNNSTVVGIPGKIVIQNGVKVKKDLNHQDLPDPIADRFLELENEVKELQEQLQKWKERS
- the cysS gene encoding cysteine--tRNA ligase; the encoded protein is MAIQLYNTLTRKKEPFIPLEEGKVKMYVCGPTVYNYIHIGNARPAIAFDTVRRYLEYRGYDVKYISNFTDVDDKLIKAANELGEDVPTIAERFIEAYFEDTAALGCKKADAHPRVTESMDIIIEFIEALIDKDFAYESGGDVYYRTRKFEGYGKLSHQSIDELQLGARIEVGEKKQDSLDFVLWKAAKEGEIFWDSPWGKGRPGWHIECSAMAKKYLGDSIDIHAGGQDLAFPHHENEIAQSEAVTGKQFAKYWMHNGYINIDNEKMSKSLGNFVLVHDIIKQHDPQLIRFFMLSVHYRHPINYNEELLQNTKNGLERLSTSYFNLKHRLESSTNLAHNTEDWLEKVASFKQQFIEAMDDDFNTANAISTLFDLAKQANLYLNENVTSESVIYAFIQSFDDFFNVLGITMQKEQELLDEEIELLIQQRIDARKNRDFALADKIRDELKERNIILEDTPQGTRWKRG
- the rplK gene encoding 50S ribosomal protein L11, whose protein sequence is MAKKVIKMVKLQIPAAKANPAPPVGPALGQAGVNIMGFCKEFNARTADQAGLIIPVEITVFEDRSFTFITKTPPAAVLLKVAAGIQSGSGEPNRNKVATVKRDKVREIAETKMPDLNAASVEAAMRMVEGTARSMGIVIED
- the sigH gene encoding RNA polymerase sporulation sigma factor SigH; this encodes MLVVISDQLLAHDKLEHMEDEHVVELVHAGNSEALDYLINKYKNFVRAKARSYFLIGADREDIVQEGMIGLYKAIRDFKEDKLSSFKAFAELCITRQIITAIKTATRQKHIPLNSYVSLDKPIYDEESDRTLMDVISGAKVMNPEELIINQEEFDDIEVKMEELLSDLERKVLVLYLDGRSYQEISEDLNRHVKSIDNALQRVKRKLERYLELREITL
- a CDS encoding NYN domain-containing protein; translated protein: MDILLVDGYNIIGAWHELRQIRNEDLAQARDILVSKMAEYQAYTGFRCIIVFDAHLTQGVETKYNNYRVEVIYTKENETADERIEKLAIELSNIKTQVHVATSDFTEQWAIFGQGALRKSARELLTEINAIELKIQKRVISFSNKKPSKRIELNEEISQIFEKWRRGKR
- the rpmG gene encoding 50S ribosomal protein L33 gives rise to the protein MNKKVVLACTSCGSRNYTTTKNATNQSERLEINKFCKVCNAHTAHRETK
- the rlmB gene encoding 23S rRNA (guanosine(2251)-2'-O)-methyltransferase RlmB, with the translated sequence MSKEFIIGRNPVLEAIKANREINKIWVGEGATKGSIQQVIGLAKEANIIIQFVPKKKLDQLAEGNHQGVIASVAAYDYAEMDDLFANAEKSGTAPFFLILDELEDPHNLGSIMRTADAIGAHGIIIPKRRSVGLTATVAKASTGAIEHIPVVRVTNLARTVDELKDRGLWIFGTDAKGKVDYRQMDGSLPLGLIIGSEGKGMSRLLKEKCDFLLSLPMVGKVTSLNASIAASLLMYEVYRKRNPVGE
- the gltX gene encoding glutamate--tRNA ligase, whose translation is MSVRVRYAPSPTGHLHIGNARTALFNYLYARNQNGKFIIRIEDTDKKRNIEGGEESQLKFLKWLGMDWDESVDVGGEFGPYRQSERNDIYKKYYEELLEKGLAYKCYCTEEELEAEREEQAAKGENPRYSGKHRDLTEEQRATYEAEGKLPSIRFRVPTGKDIKFVDMVKGEVSFETEGIGDYVIVKKDGTPTYNFAVAVDDHLMQITHVLRGDDHISNTPKQIMIYEALGWDVPQFGHMTLIVNESRKKLSKRDESIIQFIEQYEELGYLPEALFNFIGLLGWSPGGEEELFSKEEFINIFDPSRLSKSPAVFDTQKLTWMNNQYIKKLDVDTLVTLALPHLMKAGLLPENMTDAKKDWTRDLIALHQEKMSYGAEIVSLTELFFKTHIEYEEEAKEVLAQEQVPEVVKAFHEELSALEDFSADNIKAAIKAVQKATGQKGKNLFMPIRVATTGQTHGPDLPQAISLLGKETVLARLEKLFS
- the secE gene encoding preprotein translocase subunit SecE codes for the protein MQRLTKFFRDVVREMKKVSWPKRKELTRYTVIVVTTVALVAVFFGLIDTGISALLRNIL
- a CDS encoding Mini-ribonuclease 3, with the protein product MNSLALAYVGDAIYESYVRLHLLEQGNVRPNQLHQTGTKYVSAKSQANLLHKLMDKNFFSEEEIAVIKRGRNAKSGTVPKNTDVQTYRYSTAFEALIGHLFLNDEEERMEQFINTCMQMVDDERGVGRV
- the nusG gene encoding transcription termination/antitermination protein NusG, producing MEKNWYVVHTYSGYENKVKANLEKRVESMGMQDKIFRVVVPEEEETDFKNGKKKVTKKKVFPGYVLVEIVMTDDSWYVVRNTPGVTGFVGSSGAGSKPTPLLQDEIDFILKRMGMEEKTVEFDFELNETVKVKEGPFANFTGTIEELDKDKQKLKVLVNMFGRETPVELDFTGVEKI